Proteins from one Polymorphobacter megasporae genomic window:
- a CDS encoding tyrosine-type recombinase/integrase, whose translation MAAPALTTLPPTASLGIIVDEITALAPQRQLLDPTLVAAAARAWSANTVRAFLSDLRLWDSWCRRSGVQTGSATAGTVAAYVRALSGQDLGSDAARATGERAAATIGRYLVHIGWAYRMAGRDDPTAAPLVRFEHKAARKILGVRQRQARAIRFKGDVTDLDGPPAGVCLATLLKACRKDMLGARDQALLLLAYDTGCRRSELVAIEVDHIDGPDGEGAGTLLIPRSKTDREGEGALAYLSPAAMKAIKRWREMGHIDRGALFRRVETYFDGRVRTVGEGALHPGTIAIIYKRLVRAAFDKKLLGSMSEAELERWVKAVSSHSIRVGVAQDNFAAGEGLPAIMQAYRWRDAKTVMRYGAKLAAKSGASARLAKRFSAE comes from the coding sequence ATGGCCGCTCCCGCCCTCACGACCCTGCCGCCGACGGCCTCGCTCGGCATCATCGTCGATGAAATCACTGCGCTTGCGCCCCAGCGTCAGCTACTCGACCCGACACTCGTTGCTGCCGCGGCGCGCGCGTGGTCGGCGAACACGGTGCGGGCGTTCCTGTCGGATCTGCGGCTGTGGGACAGCTGGTGCCGGCGCTCGGGGGTTCAGACTGGCAGCGCCACGGCCGGCACCGTTGCGGCCTATGTCCGTGCGCTGTCGGGGCAGGACCTCGGGAGTGACGCGGCGCGCGCCACCGGCGAGCGCGCCGCGGCCACGATCGGGCGGTACCTCGTCCATATCGGCTGGGCGTACCGGATGGCGGGGCGCGACGATCCAACTGCAGCGCCACTGGTGCGGTTCGAGCATAAGGCAGCGCGCAAGATCCTCGGTGTGCGGCAACGCCAAGCGCGCGCGATCCGGTTCAAGGGCGACGTCACCGACCTCGACGGGCCGCCGGCGGGGGTGTGCCTCGCGACGCTGCTGAAGGCGTGCCGCAAGGACATGCTCGGCGCGCGCGACCAGGCGCTGCTGCTGCTCGCCTATGACACCGGCTGCCGGCGCTCGGAACTGGTCGCGATCGAGGTCGACCACATCGATGGGCCCGATGGCGAGGGGGCAGGGACGCTGTTGATCCCGCGGAGCAAGACAGATCGGGAGGGGGAGGGGGCGCTCGCCTATCTGTCGCCGGCGGCGATGAAGGCGATCAAACGCTGGCGCGAGATGGGGCATATCGACCGCGGGGCGCTGTTTCGTCGGGTCGAGACCTATTTCGACGGTAGGGTGCGAACCGTAGGGGAGGGGGCGCTCCACCCCGGGACGATCGCGATCATCTACAAGCGGCTGGTCCGCGCGGCGTTCGACAAGAAGTTGCTTGGGAGCATGAGCGAGGCCGAGCTCGAGCGCTGGGTCAAAGCGGTGTCGAGCCATTCGATCCGGGTCGGGGTCGCGCAGGACAATTTTGCGGCAGGGGAGGGGTTGCCGGCAATCATGCAGGCGTACCGCTGGCGCGACGCCAAGACGGTGATGCGCTACGGGGCGAAGTTGGCGGCGAAAAGCGGGGCGAGCGCGCGGCTGGCGAAGCGGTTCTCGGCCGAGTAG
- a CDS encoding MucR family transcriptional regulator: MINLDSKNELLPLTASIVSAHVANNSVALSDLSGMIANVYAALARLGTQVEPQPVQQAPAVSIRASIKPDYLVCLEDGRKLKMLKRHLMNAFGMTPDAYRAKWNLPADYPMVAPAYAEKRRNLALKIGLGRMNSTAKRASTARAGGAKKTRSPRT, encoded by the coding sequence ATGATTAATCTTGATTCAAAGAATGAACTGCTTCCTTTGACCGCCAGCATCGTCAGTGCGCATGTCGCCAATAATTCCGTCGCGCTTTCCGACCTTTCAGGGATGATCGCGAACGTCTATGCGGCGCTCGCTCGCCTCGGCACTCAGGTCGAACCGCAACCCGTCCAGCAGGCACCGGCAGTTTCGATCCGCGCGTCGATCAAGCCCGACTATCTTGTCTGTCTTGAGGACGGCAGAAAGCTGAAAATGCTCAAACGACATCTGATGAATGCCTTCGGGATGACGCCAGACGCGTACCGCGCCAAGTGGAACCTGCCCGCAGATTACCCGATGGTCGCGCCCGCTTATGCCGAAAAGCGTCGCAACTTGGCATTGAAGATTGGGCTCGGGCGGATGAACTCCACCGCGAAGCGCGCATCTACCGCACGGGCCGGCGGCGCAAAGAAAACCCGCTCCCCCCGCACTTAG
- a CDS encoding MucR family transcriptional regulator, with translation MTLTADIVSSHVANNTVALSDLSGLIGNVYAALARLGTQVEPEKIRQEPVVSIRSSIKPDYIVCLEDGKKLKMLKRHLLTSYGMTPDAYRAKWNLPADYPMVAPAYAEQRRSLAIKIGLGRKAPPAPPAPAVEAVPAKKPRSPRAKLAPSFDAQPA, from the coding sequence TTGACCCTGACGGCCGACATCGTCAGCTCTCATGTCGCCAATAACACGGTTGCGCTTTCTGACCTCTCGGGGCTGATCGGCAACGTCTATGCAGCGCTGGCTCGCCTCGGAACACAGGTCGAGCCGGAGAAGATCCGGCAGGAACCGGTGGTTTCGATCCGTTCTTCCATCAAGCCCGACTACATTGTCTGTCTCGAGGACGGCAAAAAGCTCAAGATGCTCAAGCGGCACCTGCTGACCAGCTATGGGATGACGCCGGACGCCTATCGCGCCAAGTGGAACCTGCCCGCAGACTATCCGATGGTCGCGCCGGCGTATGCCGAGCAGCGTCGCAGCCTGGCGATAAAGATCGGGCTCGGTCGCAAGGCCCCGCCTGCTCCGCCCGCACCAGCGGTCGAGGCCGTTCCGGCAAAGAAGCCGCGATCCCCCCGCGCCAAGCTCGCGCCGTCGTTCGACGCACAGCCGGCTTAG